A window of the Narcine bancroftii isolate sNarBan1 chromosome 4, sNarBan1.hap1, whole genome shotgun sequence genome harbors these coding sequences:
- the LOC138760682 gene encoding rho guanine nucleotide exchange factor TIAM2 isoform X2 — MAGQKEGLDQPLKPLARHLSDAERLRKVIHELMDTEKSYVKDLSHLFEVYLDPLQNETFLTQDEMESLFGSLPEMLQFQKMFLQTLEDGIALSPDFNKLETPSQFKKLLFSLGGSFLYYADHFKLYSGFCANHRKTQKVLERAKTDKDFKEFLDARNPTKQHSFTLESYLIKPVQRVLKYPLLLKELVSLTDTESEEHYHLTETLKAMEKVASHINEMQKIYEDYGTVFDQLIAEQPGTNKEVTELSMGELLLYSSVTWLNPFPSLSRMRKDPELTVFVFRRAVILVYKEIYKLKKKTGTVPRSACSYGDIDQFKFKWLIPLSALQVRLGNAAGTDTIWELIHTKSEIEGRPETVFQLCSSDPESKTNIIKVIRSILRENVRRHMTKSEGPLEKLNREHLIPLRNRVPSSAKIASTRASKLPKHSPSNWCQDSERRHTVDSDECSLSSGTLSSGCHTSESGLEHSTLSYAKQEQEVKESDILSDEEEFSDSKNETLINEIEVQFEKLQLDTDAVMKQIPSHQTDSEELEQIDHRRLMRGHYCPIKRKSARTKKNKGNQLAMHKQNQSLDSQSDGPNTDLNSVLEREFSIQSLTSVVNEDCFYENIKNNGEP, encoded by the exons GATTTGAGCCACCTCTTCGAAGTCTATCTGGATCCCTTACAGAATGAGACCTTCCTTACACAAGATGAG ATGGAGTCACTCTTTGGGAGCCTGCCAGAAATGCTGCAATTCCAGAAGATGTTTCTGCAGACACTTGAGGATGGCATTGCCCTATCACCTGATTTCAACAAATTGGAAACTCCATCCCAATTTAAA AAACTATTGTTTTCCCTGGGTGGTTCATTTCTGTATTATGCTGATCACTTCAAACTCTACAGTGGTTTTTGTGCAAACCACAGAAAGACCCAGAAAGTTTTGGAAAGGG CTAAAACTGACAAGGactttaaagaatttttggaTGCTCGAAATCCAACAAAGCAACATTCTTTTACCTTGGAATCTTATCTAATCAAGCCTGTGCAGAGAGTTTTGAAATATCCACTGCTGCTGAAAGAACTAGTATCTCTAACTGACACAGAGAGTGAGGAGCATTATCATCTAACGG AAACATTGAAGGCCATGGAGAAAGTGGCTAGTCACATCAATGAGATGCAGAAAATCTATGAAGACTATGGGACAGTCTTTGATCAGCTGATAGCAGAACAGCCTGGAACTAATAAAGAG gttaCAGAACTTTCAATGGGAGAGCTTTTGTTGTATTCTTCCGTAACTTGGTTAAACCCTTTCCCATCTCTGAGCCGAATGAGAAAGGACCCTGAACTAACAGTCTTTG tgTTTAGGCGAGCTGTCATACTGGTCTACAAGGAAATTTATAAGCTTAAGAAAAAAACT GGAACAGTTCCACGTTCAGCTTGCAGTTATGGCGATATCGATCAGTTTAAATTCAAATGGCTGATTCCACTATCGGCACTTCAGGTCAGGCTGGGAAATGCTGCAG GCACAGATACTATATGGGAATTAATCCACACCAAATCTGAAATAGAAGGACGACCTGAAACAGTGTTCCAACTATGTAGCAG TGATCCAGAGAGTAAAACAAATATTATTAAAGTGATACGTTCAATTCTGAGGGAGAATGTTCGTCGCCATATGACAAAGTCAGAAGGACCACTTGAGAAGCTAAACAGAGAACATCTGATTCCATTGAGGAACCGAGTGCCATCCTCTGCCAAAATTG CATCAACTCGAGCATCAAAATTGCCTAAACATTCCCCATCCAACTGGtgtcaagattctgagagacgcCATACTGTGGATTCTGATGAATGTAGCCTGAGCAGCGGAACTTTAAGTAGTGGCTGCCATACCTCAGAGAGTGGCTTGGAACACAGTACTCTTTCATATGCAAAGCAGGAACAGGAAGTAAAGGAATCAGACATTTTAAGCGATGAAGAAGAGTTCTCTGACTCCAAGAACGAGACTTTAATAAATGAAATTGAGGTACAATTTGAAAAATTGCAGCTTGATACCGACGCTGTCATGAAGCAGATACCAAGTCATCAAACAGATTCAGAAGAGCTGGAACAAATAGATCATCGCAGGCTAATGCGAGGTCACTACTGTCCAATCAAAAGAAAAAGTGCCAGGACAAAGAAGAATAAAGGGAATCAGTTAGCAATGCATAAGCAGAACCAATCTCTGGATAGTCAATCTGATGGTCCAAATACCGATTTGAATTCTGTGTTGGAGAGAGAGTTTAGCATTCAGAGCTTGACTTCTGTAGTTAACGAAGACTGCTTCTATGAAAACATCAAAAATAATGGAGAGCCTTAG